GGGCAGGTAGTGAGGAGCATTAGCAATGATCGAAGTACAATTATTCatccaaaaataaaatataatactaTTATTGTTTGTTTACATTTAACAGACACCTTCAAATTCAACGCAATTATAGTTTAGTTAGTAGCAACCATTGCCCTAATTATTATTGGTTCTTTCGTCCCGTGCCTCAATTATTATGAAAAATCATCTAAATGAAGTAAAAGTAAactaaaaaaaaagagttttcCTCAAACTCAAATATTACCTTCTCTAATAGTAAAAAAGTTAACCAAAAATAAGCATTCTCCAGCTGTGACCAAATTACTCCCCTTtccatataaatatacatatacatatatttcaTATTATATTTCTTAGTTGGGAGAGGTTGGTGGTGGGACAGAGACCCAACATCTTCATCTAAATCCCATTTGATTAGTTAAGCATTGAAGAAGCTCTCAATACCAATACCAGAGAAATTATCATAGAGTAGATGGATTAGTACAAAGATGTTTAAAGAACCTTACACTAGGCATAATAGATAACACATAATGGCAGTCAGTCTAATTATTACACCAAGAATTCATAAGATGAATTAAAGGGATTTTTATGCAAAATTAAAACTGGGATTTTAAACCCCATTTTCTCAAGACTTCCATTAAGGGGCACTAGGACTTGTGATGATCTTAAAATGAAGGATGTGTTCACATTCTTCTATTCTATCATCTCTGACAAAGTTTTAATAAATCCAAGAGCTTGATTAATCACAATTGGATTGGACTGATTTTAAGATGAATAGAAATGGCTGAAACTATATCTTCTTAAGAAGCATAAAGTTTGCACTAATTCACAAGTGTTAGTGTCAAAGAGAGGGTTACATGAAAAGGGTGCTTTGTAATTAGTAATTACATAAAGCACACTTCATGATAATTTACTTATTATTACAAAATtagagaaattaacttacatTAGTACCAAAACTCTTTGAAAAGGGTACaaaagtaaaaagaaaaaggaaaaagcaCAGCCCTTGTATGGAATTATTAATTAAGCAGAGGTAAGAAGCAACATAAGATTATAAGCTTTGTATAATTACAATCTAGTTTGCCCTGTCCTGAATCACATCCATTGCCATCTCAGTTGGATCAGTGGCCTGAACTTCATAGTGGACTCCATCTAGAGCTCTTCTCAGCCCAGCTTTAGAAGTTGCATAAAGCATTTTTGCTCTAATCCTTGAAGCTGTTGGAGACCTGAGAATCCAACCAAACCACCATAATATTACTCAACCTTTCAGAATTTGGACTCTTACAAAGATTTTGAGCATAATTTGAGATACCAACATCATAAAATGCAATCTAAAAGCACTACACAATCATGGTTTTCAATAatctgtaaaaaaaattaatgcccAGAAAAGTACCACATGTTGCAGATAACGTGTTTGAAAAAGGTACTGAGAGAAACATACCAGGCAATAAAGAAGATTTTGCTCTTTCGGCAATTGTCGACAGTCACAAAATCGAAGTCAAACACGGCATATCTACAGTCATCGGTAGGCAAAGATGCAGCTAGATCATCGTAGCTCTCGCCGGGACCACCGACCTTATCGACGGTGACGAGCCTTGATTTCTCTTCGATCTTGAACACTATGTACCTGTGTACCTTCTTCCATTTCATCTCCATGAATGAGTTCTTGCACTCATCGGTTACCCACATTCCAGTGGTCGCCTAAGGTTAGAgtatcatcatcataaacatacaatacaataagaTCAGCAAAACCCATATCACAGAACACAAAaattcaaaagagaaaaaaataaaaaataaatcttaaaaagttacaagaaaaaaagaaaaaggtacCATCTTAAAAGCCATAGCCATGGTTAGTTGTTGCTGTCTTTGTTGAAGTTGAAATTTTGAAGTTTTGGTCTGAATACTTGAGAATGTGGCAATTGGCCTTTATATAAAGATTGAATGATGAAAATGCCACTATTGTTTCATCTATTTACAACTTTACCAAACTAGATCTATGCTGAattgtgtatatgtatatattgtatACTATATTAAATTGAGTCCCTTGTACTGCTGTACTATCCAATTCAATGACCAAGTTACCCTCAAATTAGTAAATCTTGTTTGTCTTGAAACTTTAGTCTGGTACCACCTCGGTTTTATCTATTTGTTTCGATTGTAGATAGTGATGTTGAAATGAAATAAGATGTTCATATTCCAAACCCATGTTCTTCATTACAATTTTACACACAAATGATTGTAATGTATATCCGCACAAAGGAAAGGCCCCCACAATCTTTTAAAGCTTTTTACCAATGTCCCTATTCTCAACAAGAACAACTTCTTGCCTAATAAATGAGCTAAAAGCAAAAAATGTCATCTTTACAATGTTACATGAAACTTAGCTGGAACGTGATAGCTTACCATTCTTCTTTAATTTGTTCAATTTTATCATCCATCACCCAATAAATactctattctcaaccctagttTCTAGAGTATATTATGTCCCACTAGTAGAAATGAGACATAGAATGTTGATTTTAATCTACAACGCGTGTCATAATATTCAAAAATTGACATCTACATAAACAATTAATATCTTGTATTGACATCGAAATGTAAGTTTTTATTAGTAAATTTGATCTATTTTCTTATCTTCGTAAAGTATGGATGGATTTTAAGCCATCTTTACAATCCTAGACTCTAATTAATTGATGTCCATTGTTAGAGATCGTATATAAGTTGTGGTTTGCTAAAGTTGTTACAATTATGTTATTACATATACCTGTTAGTTAAGATATTGCTTAGCCTAACTAAGTGCATTTGTACTCTATAATACACTGATTCATCAATGAGAAATTACACCATTCATTCAACTCTTCTAGTTTCTTAAGATGGTATTAGAGTTTTTCCACTGAGGGTTTCTTTGATTTGTTTTCCGATTTCCAAGTTCATTCTTCTCACTCTATCTCTTCGTCTTTTGTTCTCTATCTTGATTGTCTTCTTCGACAATGGCGACACCTCCGGCAGTTGCTGCGACATCAGTTGATTCTGGTTTGTTTTCTCCAGCCGTCTTCACACACAAGATCTCGGTGAAGCTCGATCAGAATAATTTATTGTTGTGGCGACCTCAAGTTCTTTCGGGGATTAAAGGTCACTAGCTTCAAAAATACATCTCTGATGACTCATCTGCTCTAGAAAAGTATCTCAATAAGGTGACTCAAGTGGCGAAGAAGCTTAATCCTGCCTTTGTTCAGTGTGAGAAACATGATAATCTCCTATATTCATGGCTTTTGTCCCGATAACCGAAGGGATGTTGACGAGAGTTGTTGGATCTGATACTTGTGATAAAGTCTAGAAAGTCCTGGAGGTATATTTTGCAACCCAAACCTTGGCTAAAATTGATCAGTTTACTACACAGCTTTAAAATGTCAAGAAAGGGTTGTTATCTCTTGATGATTATTTGTTGAAAATCAAGGCTCTTGTTGATAGACTTGGATCTATAGGTCACATTGTTTCGGTTAAAGATCATATTGGAGCCATATTCAAGGGTCTTCCACCAAATTACAATACATTCATTGTGTCTGTTAATTCACATACTGATTCATACACAGTTGCCGAAATAGAGTCGTTGTTCTTATCTCAAGAACATTGATTGGAGATTCAAACTCAAGATCTTGATTCTGCTTCTGTCAATGTAGCTTAGAATAGATTTTCTCAAAATGGTGGAGGTAATTTTTCTCATCAATATGGTTCTATTAATAGATCTAACTTCTTCTGCTTTGTCCATTCAAATTCAGCTCGTAGAGGTTTCACTTATTGTTTTGGCCGTGGTTCTTGGAATCCCTATGCCACTGGTGGTAGAGGTGGCTCTCCGAACAACATAAGTGGAGGTGGCATATCACCTAATTTATCAGGAAATACTTCAGGACGCCATATCTCCAACTTTGTGGGAAACAAGGTCATGTCTCATCAAAATGCTACCAACGTTTTAACTTTAAATTTCTAGGAGTGGGTGTTGGCAACTCAGTGATAAACGTACAAAATATACACTTATTTATAACTttttcagattgatttggttgtttttctcaagagaaagtttctatttaatctgtttggtgaacttgtgcaaTGTGTCGCTATAATTCTGATTAGTACGAGAATTTGGATAAATATCTGTTTTAGTAGTCAAAATTGGTTAATATTTGGAGATGTggtgtaggtgatatatcgccacttgAGGAATTTCAATTTTTGGCTTAGTAGAAACGACATCAGAAATTGAGTTTTTATCAAGTACATtcggcaggcgatatatcgcagtattgtaggcgatatatcggcacaagggtatttttggaaatttttatggaaattcgtaggttttgGTTTTTtggaaaaagaataaaaagaagattgGAAGAAGGAGGACGGTAGCGTTCTGACGGCAAGAGAAAAGAAACAGAGAAGATtctacttttatttattttctttatgcttttgaattttaaattgtgTGATGaggtttaatattatgaactaaattcttatttagagtattttaatgtagtcactggatattttattcatctttaatgcaatttctatg
The genomic region above belongs to Humulus lupulus chromosome 1, drHumLupu1.1, whole genome shotgun sequence and contains:
- the LOC133788449 gene encoding actin-depolymerizing factor 5-like, which produces MAMAFKMATTGMWVTDECKNSFMEMKWKKVHRYIVFKIEEKSRLVTVDKVGGPGESYDDLAASLPTDDCRYAVFDFDFVTVDNCRKSKIFFIAWSPTASRIRAKMLYATSKAGLRRALDGVHYEVQATDPTEMAMDVIQDRAN